The following are from one region of the Staphylococcus argenteus genome:
- the cdaA gene encoding diadenylate cyclase CdaA: MDFSNFFQNLSTLKIVTSILDLLIVWYVLYLLITVFKGTKAIQLLKGILVIVIGQQISMILNLTATSKLFDIVIQWGVLALIVIFQPEIRRALEQLGRGSFLKRYTSNTYSKDEEKLIQSVSKAVQYMAKRRIGALIVFEKETGLQDYIETGIAMDSNISQELLINVFIPNTPLHDGAMIIQGTKIAAAASYLPLSDSAKISKSLGTRHRAAVGISEVSDAFTVIVSEETGDISVTFDGKLRRDISNEIFEELLAEHWFGTRFQKKGVK; this comes from the coding sequence ATGGATTTTTCCAACTTTTTTCAAAACCTCAGTACGTTAAAAATAGTAACGAGTATCCTTGATTTACTTATTGTTTGGTATGTACTTTATCTTCTTATTACAGTCTTTAAGGGAACTAAAGCGATACAATTACTTAAAGGGATATTAGTAATTGTTATAGGCCAACAGATAAGTATGATATTAAACTTGACTGCGACATCTAAATTATTCGATATCGTTATTCAATGGGGAGTATTGGCTTTAATAGTTATATTCCAACCAGAAATTAGACGTGCACTAGAACAACTAGGTAGAGGTAGCTTTTTAAAACGTTATACGTCAAATACGTATAGTAAAGATGAAGAGAAATTGATTCAGTCTGTTTCAAAAGCTGTGCAATACATGGCTAAGAGACGTATAGGAGCCTTAATAGTCTTTGAAAAAGAAACAGGTCTACAAGATTATATTGAAACAGGTATTGCAATGGATTCAAATATTTCACAAGAACTATTGATAAATGTTTTTATACCTAATACACCTTTACATGATGGTGCAATGATCATTCAAGGAACTAAGATAGCAGCGGCAGCAAGTTATTTACCATTGTCTGATAGTGCTAAAATTTCTAAAAGTTTAGGAACAAGACATAGAGCTGCTGTAGGTATTTCAGAGGTATCTGATGCATTTACAGTCATCGTATCTGAAGAAACAGGTGATATTTCAGTGACATTTGATGGAAAATTGCGCCGAGACATTTCAAATGAAATTTTTGAAGAATTGCTAGCTGAACATTGGTTTGGCACACGTTTTCAAAAGAAAGGTGTGAAATAA
- a CDS encoding CdaR family protein, translating to MLESKWGLRFIAFLLALFFFLSVNNVFGNIFNTGNLGQKSNKTIQDVPVEILYNSKDLHLTKAPETVNVTISGPQSKILKIENPEDLRVVIDLTNAKAGKYQEKYQVKGLSDDIHYSVKPKVANITLENKVTKKMTVQPDVSQSDVDSLYKITKQEVSPQTVKVTGGEDQLKEIAYLKATFKGNKKITGDTKDVADVTAFDKKLNKLNVSIQPNEVNLQVKVAPFSKKVKVNVKQKGSLADDKELSSIDLEDKEIEIFGSRDDLQNISEVDAEVDLDGISESTEKTVKIDLPDGVTKAEPSETKAYINVK from the coding sequence ATGCTGGAAAGTAAATGGGGCTTAAGATTTATTGCCTTTCTTTTGGCATTGTTTTTCTTTTTATCTGTTAACAATGTTTTTGGAAATATCTTTAATACTGGCAACCTTGGTCAAAAATCAAATAAGACGATTCAAGATGTACCAGTTGAAATTCTTTATAATTCAAAAGACTTACATTTAACAAAAGCACCTGAGACAGTTAATGTTACTATTTCAGGTCCGCAATCTAAAATATTAAAAATTGAAAACCCAGAAGATTTAAGAGTAGTAATTGATTTAACGAATGCAAAAGCAGGAAAATATCAAGAGAAATATCAAGTTAAAGGTTTATCCGATGACATCCATTATTCCGTTAAACCTAAAGTGGCTAATATTACACTTGAAAACAAAGTTACTAAAAAAATGACTGTTCAACCGGATGTAAGTCAAAGTGATGTTGATTCACTATACAAAATTACAAAACAAGAAGTGTCTCCTCAAACTGTTAAAGTAACTGGTGGAGAAGACCAATTGAAAGAAATTGCATACTTAAAAGCAACATTTAAAGGTAATAAAAAAATTACAGGTGACACAAAAGATGTTGCAGATGTAACTGCATTTGATAAAAAATTGAATAAATTAAATGTCTCAATTCAACCTAATGAAGTGAATTTACAAGTTAAAGTAGCACCATTTAGTAAAAAAGTAAAAGTAAATGTTAAACAAAAAGGTAGTTTAGCAGATGATAAAGAATTAAGCTCGATTGATTTAGAAGATAAAGAGATAGAAATCTTTGGTAGTCGTGATGACTTGCAAAATATAAGTGAAGTGGATGCAGAAGTAGATTTAGATGGTATTTCTGAATCAACTGAAAAAACTGTTAAGATTGATCTGCCAGATGGTGTAACTAAAGCAGAGCCAAGTGAAACAAAAGCTTATATCAATGTAAAATAA
- the glmM gene encoding phosphoglucosamine mutase, whose protein sequence is MGKYFGTDGVRGVANQELTPELAFKLGRYGGYVLAHNKGEKHPRVLVGRDTRVSGEMLESALIAGLISIGAEVMRLGIISTPGVAYLTREMGAELGVMISASHNPVADNGIKFFGSDGFKLSDEQENEIEALLDQENPELPRPVGNDIVHYSDYFEGAQKYLSYLKSTVDVNFEGLKIVLDGANGSTSSLAPFLFGDLEADTETIGCSPDGYNINEKCGSTHPEKLAEKVLETESDFGLAFDGDGDRIIAVDENGQIVDGDQIMFIIGQAMHKNQELNNDMIVSTVMSNLGFYKALEQEGIKSNKTKVGDRYVVEEMRRGNYNLGGEQSGHIVMMDYNTTGDGLLTGIHLASVIKMTGKSLSELAAQMKKYPQSLINVRVTDKYRVEENVDVKEVMTKVEVEMNGEGRILVRPSGTEPLVRVMVEAATDEDAERFAQQIADVVQEKMGLDK, encoded by the coding sequence ATGGGAAAATATTTTGGTACAGACGGAGTTAGAGGTGTCGCAAACCAAGAATTAACACCAGAATTGGCATTTAAATTAGGAAGATATGGTGGTTATGTATTAGCGCACAACAAAGGAGAAAAACATCCTCGTGTACTTGTTGGCCGTGATACAAGAGTTTCAGGTGAAATGTTAGAATCGGCGTTAATAGCTGGATTAATTTCAATCGGTGCAGAAGTTATGCGTTTAGGAATTATCTCAACACCAGGTGTTGCATATTTAACACGTGAAATGGGTGCAGAATTAGGTGTAATGATTTCAGCATCACATAATCCAGTGGCAGATAATGGAATTAAGTTCTTTGGATCAGATGGTTTTAAATTATCTGATGAACAAGAAAATGAAATTGAAGCATTATTGGATCAAGAGAATCCAGAATTACCTAGACCGGTTGGTAATGATATTGTGCATTACTCAGATTACTTTGAAGGTGCGCAAAAGTATTTAAGTTACTTAAAATCAACAGTCGATGTTAACTTTGAAGGCTTAAAAATTGTTTTAGACGGAGCAAATGGTTCAACATCATCACTAGCACCATTTTTATTCGGTGACTTGGAAGCTGATACTGAAACAATTGGTTGTAGTCCAGACGGATACAATATCAATGAAAAGTGCGGGTCGACACATCCTGAAAAATTAGCTGAAAAAGTATTAGAAACCGAAAGTGATTTTGGACTTGCTTTTGATGGCGACGGAGATAGAATTATAGCAGTAGATGAAAATGGACAAATCGTTGACGGCGATCAAATTATGTTTATAATTGGTCAAGCAATGCATAAAAACCAAGAATTAAACAATGATATGATTGTTTCAACAGTGATGAGTAATTTAGGTTTCTATAAAGCTCTTGAACAAGAAGGTATTAAATCTAATAAGACAAAAGTTGGAGACAGATACGTTGTTGAAGAAATGCGTCGTGGAAATTATAATCTTGGTGGAGAACAATCAGGACATATTGTTATGATGGATTATAATACTACAGGTGATGGATTATTAACAGGTATTCACTTAGCTTCAGTTATTAAAATGACTGGAAAATCTTTAAGCGAGTTAGCAGCACAAATGAAGAAATACCCGCAATCATTAATTAACGTACGAGTAACTGATAAATATCGCGTAGAAGAAAATGTTGATGTAAAAGAAGTTATGACAAAAGTTGAAGTAGAAATGAATGGAGAAGGTAGAATTTTAGTAAGACCTTCTGGTACTGAACCATTAGTTCGTGTCATGGTTGAAGCGGCAACTGATGAAGATGCTGAACGATTTGCACAACAAATAGCTGATGTAGTTCAAGAAAAAATGGGATTAGACAAATAA